A stretch of the Massilia sp. W12 genome encodes the following:
- the rsmH gene encoding 16S rRNA (cytosine(1402)-N(4))-methyltransferase RsmH — protein sequence MTQTAHTAVHHTVLLHEAVEALALHGARAHGVYLDGTFGRGGHSRLILSHLQEQGRLIAFDKDPQAIAAAQQISDPRFAIEHESFAQMRACLAARGLTQVDGVLLDLGISSPQVDQPERGFSFRADGPLDMRMDPTRGVSAAEWLNQASLESIEKVIRNYGEERYAFQIAKAIVAGRAVEPISSTLQLAQLVARAVKTREKGKDPATRSFQAIRIFINQELADLEAGLSQAFDLLAPGGRLAVISFHSLEDRIVKQFMAGLAKAEQPDRRLPLRAHELPQPKMRLLGRIMPSEAEVAANPRARSAVLRIAERIGEAA from the coding sequence ATGACGCAAACGGCGCACACAGCGGTGCACCATACGGTGCTGTTGCATGAAGCAGTCGAGGCTTTGGCCTTGCACGGCGCGCGTGCGCATGGCGTTTATCTGGACGGCACCTTCGGGCGCGGCGGCCACAGCCGCTTGATCCTGTCCCATTTGCAAGAGCAGGGACGTTTGATCGCATTCGACAAAGACCCGCAGGCAATCGCTGCGGCGCAGCAGATCAGCGATCCGCGCTTTGCCATCGAACATGAAAGTTTTGCGCAAATGCGCGCCTGTCTGGCGGCGCGCGGTTTGACGCAAGTCGATGGGGTGCTGTTGGATTTGGGCATTTCTTCACCGCAGGTTGATCAACCCGAGCGCGGCTTCAGCTTCCGCGCCGACGGCCCGCTCGACATGCGCATGGACCCCACACGCGGCGTTTCCGCCGCAGAGTGGTTGAATCAAGCCAGTTTGGAATCTATCGAGAAAGTGATACGCAATTATGGGGAAGAACGGTATGCTTTTCAGATTGCAAAGGCGATTGTTGCTGGCCGGGCAGTCGAACCGATTTCAAGCACACTCCAGCTTGCCCAGCTCGTGGCGCGCGCCGTCAAAACCCGGGAGAAGGGCAAGGACCCGGCCACCCGCAGCTTTCAAGCTATACGGATTTTCATCAATCAAGAGCTTGCGGACCTGGAAGCCGGACTGAGCCAGGCGTTTGATCTGCTGGCCCCCGGCGGGCGTCTGGCGGTAATCAGTTTTCACTCGCTGGAAGACCGCATCGTGAAGCAATTCATGGCCGGTCTGGCCAAAGCCGAGCAGCCGGACCGCCGCCTGCCCTTGCGCGCGCATGAGCTGCCGCAACCGAAAATGCGCCTGCTGGGACGCATCATGCCCAGCGAAGCGGAAGTCGCCGCCAACCCGCGCGCGCGCTCCGCCGTGTTGCGCATAGCGGAACGGATCGGGGAGGCCGCATGA
- the ftsL gene encoding cell division protein FtsL: MSANNRINLLLCLLLTICGLSLVRAQYDGRRLFIELERARAEERQLNIAWSQLQLDQSTLGNNARIEKVARDSLQMMPLTPERTQYLGMEGK, translated from the coding sequence ATGAGCGCGAATAATCGCATCAATCTCTTGCTCTGCCTTTTGCTGACCATCTGCGGCCTGTCCCTGGTGCGGGCGCAATACGATGGCCGGCGTCTGTTCATCGAACTCGAACGGGCGCGCGCTGAAGAACGTCAATTGAATATCGCCTGGTCGCAATTACAACTGGATCAATCCACCCTGGGCAATAACGCCCGGATTGAAAAGGTGGCGCGAGACAGTCTGCAAATGATGCCCTTGACCCCTGAACGCACCCAGTATCTGGGCATGGAGGGCAAATGA
- the mraZ gene encoding division/cell wall cluster transcriptional repressor MraZ yields the protein MFQGASAINLDAKGRMTVPAKHRDVLLAQCEGQITLTRHPHGCLLLFPRPVWETHRAQIAAWPMSARAWQRIFLGNACDVELDSAGRILIAPELRDAVGLQRDVMLLGMGTHFEIWDAQKLAEDEAAALAQGMPDTLANFSF from the coding sequence GTGTTTCAAGGTGCTTCCGCGATCAATCTCGATGCGAAAGGCAGGATGACAGTTCCTGCCAAGCATCGTGACGTCCTGCTCGCTCAATGCGAAGGGCAGATCACGCTCACGCGCCACCCGCACGGTTGCCTGTTGCTGTTTCCGCGTCCGGTGTGGGAAACCCATCGGGCGCAAATCGCCGCCTGGCCGATGTCAGCACGGGCCTGGCAAAGAATTTTTTTAGGAAATGCCTGTGATGTCGAACTCGATTCGGCAGGCCGGATTCTGATCGCGCCGGAATTGCGCGATGCAGTCGGCTTGCAGCGCGATGTGATGTTGCTGGGCATGGGCACACATTTTGAAATCTGGGATGCGCAAAAGCTGGCGGAAGATGAAGCCGCCGCGCTGGCGCAAGGCATGCCGGATACCCTCGCCAACTTTTCCTTTTAA
- a CDS encoding penicillin-binding protein 2: MKKNSARVAAGQGVPFCKSPMLSVKLPSGRSRFVMFLLFAAFAALIGRALWLQGISTAFLQKKGELRYAHTLELPATRGRITDRNGEVLASSLPVKGIWAVPEDVLAAGRGQLKELAKLLDLSEDELYKKLDKERSLVYLKRQVEPALADKIAALKIDGIEMRKEYKRYYPQGEVMAHVVGFTNAEDMGQEGIELAQQKNLVGQPGSRRVIKDRLGRIVEDIATRNEPRDGKEVVLSIDSKLQYIASTQLKDAVAKFKAKAGAVVVLDVKTGEVLALANYPTFNPNERAGLSGAQLRNRVMTDTFEPGSTMKPFPVALAMDTKRITPNTVIQTAPGRMTISGRTIGDAHPHGAMTVSQIIQKSSNVGTAKITLQIPAQEFWDELTSAGFGQAPRFGFPGAVAGRLRPAKSWRPIEQATMSYGHGISVSLIQLARSYMIFAREGDIIPLSFLKVNELPKGQSVISPKTAHDMRVMLESVVSPEGTAPKAQVPGYRVGGKTGTAYKPVRGGYDKSKYIGSFVGMAPMSDPRIIIAVMIDEPGGFFHYGGDVAAPTFSAVAANALRSLNVAPDSTITNIIIPTDGVQENM; the protein is encoded by the coding sequence ATGAAAAAGAACAGTGCGCGCGTGGCCGCCGGACAGGGCGTGCCGTTTTGCAAAAGCCCGATGTTAAGCGTCAAGCTGCCTTCGGGCCGCTCGCGTTTTGTCATGTTCTTGCTGTTTGCCGCATTTGCCGCGCTGATCGGGCGCGCGCTTTGGCTGCAAGGCATTTCCACCGCATTCCTGCAGAAAAAAGGCGAATTGCGTTACGCCCACACATTGGAATTGCCGGCCACCCGTGGCCGCATCACTGATCGCAATGGCGAAGTGCTGGCCTCATCCCTGCCGGTGAAGGGGATTTGGGCCGTGCCGGAAGATGTCCTGGCGGCCGGGCGCGGCCAGCTTAAAGAACTCGCCAAGCTGCTCGACTTAAGCGAAGACGAGCTGTATAAAAAATTGGATAAAGAACGCAGCCTGGTGTATTTGAAACGCCAGGTCGAGCCTGCGCTTGCCGACAAAATCGCCGCTCTGAAAATCGACGGCATTGAAATGCGCAAAGAATACAAACGCTATTACCCGCAAGGCGAGGTGATGGCGCATGTGGTCGGCTTTACCAATGCCGAGGACATGGGACAGGAAGGGATTGAGCTGGCGCAGCAAAAAAATCTGGTCGGTCAGCCCGGCAGCCGGCGCGTCATCAAAGACCGTCTGGGCCGGATTGTGGAAGATATCGCGACCCGCAATGAACCGCGCGATGGTAAAGAAGTGGTGCTCTCGATTGATTCCAAGCTGCAATACATCGCCAGCACGCAACTCAAAGACGCCGTCGCCAAATTCAAAGCCAAGGCGGGCGCAGTGGTGGTGCTGGATGTGAAAACCGGCGAAGTGCTGGCGCTGGCGAATTACCCCACATTCAACCCGAATGAGCGCGCCGGTTTGAGCGGGGCGCAATTGCGCAATCGCGTCATGACCGACACCTTTGAGCCTGGTTCGACCATGAAACCGTTCCCGGTTGCGCTGGCCATGGACACCAAGCGCATCACGCCCAACACCGTGATTCAAACCGCGCCGGGACGCATGACCATCAGCGGCCGCACCATTGGCGATGCGCATCCGCATGGCGCGATGACGGTCTCGCAAATCATTCAAAAATCGTCGAACGTGGGCACGGCCAAGATCACGCTGCAGATTCCGGCCCAGGAATTCTGGGACGAACTGACCAGCGCCGGCTTCGGTCAGGCCCCGCGCTTCGGCTTCCCGGGCGCGGTGGCGGGCCGCTTGCGCCCGGCCAAATCCTGGCGCCCGATTGAGCAAGCCACCATGAGCTATGGCCACGGTATTTCCGTGTCCCTGATTCAGCTGGCGCGCTCCTACATGATTTTCGCGCGCGAAGGCGACATCATTCCGCTGTCTTTCCTGAAAGTGAATGAATTGCCGAAAGGTCAGAGCGTGATTTCGCCCAAAACCGCGCACGATATGCGCGTCATGCTGGAATCGGTGGTCAGTCCCGAAGGCACCGCGCCGAAAGCGCAAGTGCCGGGCTACCGGGTCGGCGGCAAAACCGGCACCGCCTACAAACCGGTGCGCGGCGGCTATGACAAGAGCAAATACATCGGCTCCTTTGTGGGCATGGCGCCGATGTCTGACCCGCGCATCATCATCGCCGTGATGATCGATGAACCGGGCGGCTTTTTCCATTATGGCGGCGATGTCGCCGCGCCGACTTTTTCCGCTGTGGCGGCGAATGCCCTGCGTTCTCTGAACGTGGCGCCCGACTCCACGATTACCAATATCATCATCCCGACTGACGGTGTGCAGGAGAATATGTGA